One region of Halomicrobium urmianum genomic DNA includes:
- a CDS encoding heavy-metal-associated domain-containing protein codes for MSQKITVEGMTCGHCEQTVEEALQGVSGVTDATADREAEQARVDGDADVTALVQAVEDAGYTAHA; via the coding sequence ATGAGCCAGAAGATCACCGTCGAGGGAATGACTTGCGGCCACTGTGAACAGACAGTCGAAGAGGCGCTTCAGGGCGTGTCTGGCGTGACTGACGCCACCGCCGATCGCGAGGCCGAACAGGCGAGGGTCGACGGTGACGCCGACGTCACGGCCCTCGTGCAAGCCGTCGAAGACGCTGGATACACGGCCCACGCCTGA